One window of Carassius auratus strain Wakin unplaced genomic scaffold, ASM336829v1 scaf_tig00020167, whole genome shotgun sequence genomic DNA carries:
- the LOC113076364 gene encoding acid-sensing ion channel 1C-like, with protein MTAMKGDSEDSIESVRPSSLQVFANSSTLHGMSHIFAYGHMTFRRFLWTLSFMGSLGLLMFVCMDRVYYYFEFPHVTKLDEVAAPNLTFPAVTFCNLNEFRFSKITKNDLYHVGELLALLNENHQIANPHLAEPEVLALLKEKANFVHFKAKQFNMTDFYNRTGHDINDMLLQCTFRGEDCIPLNFTTVSYHSGIFFKVQALLVYRKILFDMSYTGPLTETECIELRKLVPPPSDYCFVDKRLLSFLLVQCSFFPP; from the coding sequence ATGACAGCCATGAAGGGAGACTCTGAAGACAGCATCGAAAGTGTGAGGCCGTCCAGCCTGCAAGTTTTCGCCAACTCCTCCACACTACATGGCATGAGCCACATATTCGCCTATGGCCACATGACGTTCCGGCGCTTCTTATGGACACTGTCCTTCATGGGCTCTTTGGGTCTACTGATGTTTGTGTGCATGGACAGAGTGTACTACTACTTCGAGTTCCCCCACGTCACTAAACTTGACGAGGTGGCGGCGCCCAACCTCACCTTTCCGGCTGTCACCTTCTGCAACCTCAATGAGTTTCGTTTCTCGAAGATCACGAAGAATGATCTGTACCACGTCGGGGAGCTGCTGGCACTGCTTAATGAGAACCACCAGATTGCTAACCCTCACCTGGCTGAGCCAGAAGTCCTGGCTTTGTTGAAGGAGAAGGCTAATTTTGTCCACTTCAAGGCCAAGCAGTTCAACATGACGGATTTCTACAACCGGACGGGCCACGATATCAACGACATGCTCTTGCAGTGCACCTTTAGAGGGGAGGATTGCATCCCTCTAAACTTCACCACTGTAAGTTACCATAGTGGTATATTCTTCAAAGTTCAAGCACTATTGGTTTACAGGAAAATATTGTTTGACATGAGCTATACAGGGCCATTGACTGAGACAGAGTGTATTGAATTACGCAAACTAGTCCCCCCACCTTCAGACTACTGCTTTGTTGACAAGAGACTTCTCAGTTTTTTGCTGGTGCAGTGTAGTTTTTTTCCTCCTTGA